A portion of the Desmodus rotundus isolate HL8 chromosome 8, HLdesRot8A.1, whole genome shotgun sequence genome contains these proteins:
- the XIRP1 gene encoding LOW QUALITY PROTEIN: xin actin-binding repeat-containing protein 1 (The sequence of the model RefSeq protein was modified relative to this genomic sequence to represent the inferred CDS: inserted 3 bases in 3 codons), protein MSNAQTQVAPTRTIPMSTAEDLPLPPPPALEDLPLPPPKESFSKFHQQRQANELRRLYKHIHPELRKNLAEAVAEDLAEVLGSEEPTESDVQCMRWIFENWRLDAIGDHEKPAAKEPVPSGDVQATSRKFEEGSFANSTDQEPARSQPSGGDVRAACRLFETKPLDELTGQAEALEATAREPAASGDVQGTRLLFETRPLDRLGSRPSLQEQSPLELRSEIQELKGDVKKTVKLFQTEPLCAIQDAEGTIHEVKAACREEIQSNAVRTARWLFETQPLDAINRDPSQVRVIRGISLEEGTRPDVSATRWIFETQPLDAIREILVDEKDFQPSPDLILPGPDVQQQRHLFETRALDTLKGEEEAGVEAPPKEEVVPGNVRSTLWLFEMKSLDTPGDKIQVGHLQRVGPQEADGSSALSLSPRVPQEDGVKGDVKAFKNLFETIPLDSIGQGESSTPRSVNKVEGTGSAGQSQDIGSPVYAMQDGKGHLHALTSVSREQVVGGDVQGYRWMFETQPLDQLGQNPRTVDVVRGITRQEVVAGDVGTARWLFETQPLEVIHQRERQERQEEEGRGQAGPQPEVPPKGDVQTIRWLFETCPMSELAEKQRSEDTDLTTKAEARSCTWMFVPQSLDGPAGSREQHLQVSPVQAGERQTDRHVFETEPLQASGRPCGRGPVRYCSRVEIPSGQVSRQKEVFQALEAGKREDQGSRSIPEPIPVGSVNKFTWLFENCPMGSLAAESIRGGDLQEEQPMGQSDRGLERQETATEATLHSLHATPGVLHHRGILMEARGPGELCLAKYVLPGPGQGGPHIWKEELVSGELPRIVRQVLQRPDVDPQGLLVQEDPAGQLQVKQLRLPAPGGSRNVEDLDLEFQQVLACGLGTSAARTGLLMQETEQGLVSLTAYSLQPWLASRAPERSSVQLLASCIDKGDLSGLQSLRWEPPADPSPVPASEGAQRLLPTESIIHVPPLDPSMGMGHLRGPGATPCPPQTTGKAVLLASQEKQEDSRTGQKGMEALGKSQGATSTPPGPRAPDLQAAVQSLPMATVEAQSLQQQVLNKHQQGLAHGAASMPFQDGLLQAPATATGTAQSNVRPMAGGDPRIPAAPRKVSGEQKVPPGGLPGGWVTFQDSIYTAHPVRTFDLPGGVQPSQREHPPQGGETALSAQASSPLQEWPGQRLRPGREEPGPPEKVMPGVIPASLHTAETTLEAASLAHHTLASGPQAAGASLHSHNASVPPLPPLPAAMMGPDYTARAHHDEDSTRQASEPLQDPLLHSHSSPAGHRTSEESQTKTSKLDPTMPPRKKPQLPPKPAHLSQMPPPRRLPKPSALSLSSSQGGHKQGETDAATSQPAKVPTTAGQGHELLAGLSSGHSQPCPQQGPNTMAPRPTKSQAVGSNAQNPDPTKLSALSSDPISPQQGPSTPEVKPMEGSQQAAPESPKILQGSQQELQGLLSQVQTLEKEAASSVDVQALRRLFEAVPQLEGALQAPAAPRRPEASVEQAFGELTRVSTEVARLKEQTLARLLDIEEAVHKALSSMSSLQPEANARGHSKGPPNDXSACKVSVMDSSRARPNCSGQEVRGQTIVKSQTEVTCHSEVQCQAKVRSHREARGQAVSTAPSTSKLETPGEDSGLSLGLPSGRXTPSSPTFISIKSATRKFPEAPSPRGSPDVSLKSTNLAQDVRQTLLYQKGVGDKAGKQEATQYSGQPKPAXMPSRWQKSVLELQTGPGGSQHHGAVRIVTEQYEEVDQYGNSILTTSIVVTEQVGPPGGPGPQFELQASPLLRQFLHSPTELTGGLAEAGRVPVTYSHSQPAAQ, encoded by the exons ATGTCCAACGCCCAGACGCAGGTGGCCCCCACGCGAACCATCCCGATGTCCACTGCAGAggacctgcccctccctccaccgcCAGCCCTGGAGGACCTGCCGCTGCCACCACCCAAGGAGTCCTTCTCCAAGTTCCACCAGCAGCGGCAGGCAAATGAGCTCCGCCGCCTCTACAAGCACATCCACCCTGAGCTCCGCAAGAACCTGGCCGAGGCTGTGGCTGAAGACCTGGCCGAGGTCCTGGGTTCTGAGGAGCCCACCGAGAGTGACGTCCAGTGCATGCGCTGGATCTTTGAGAACTGGCGGCTGGATGCCATTGGGGACCATGAGAAGCCAGCTGCCAAGGAGCCCGTGCCCAGTGGTGACGTCCAGGCCACTTCCCGCAAGTTTGAGGAAGGCTCTTTTGCCAATAGCACTGACCAGGAGCCAGCCAGATCTCAGCCATCTGGAGGGGACGTTCGTGCAGCCTGCCGGCTGTTTGAGACAAAACCCCTGGATGAGCTGACAGGTCAGGCCGAGGCCCTGGAGGCTACGGCAAGGGAGCCTGCAGCCAGTGGAGATGTCCAGGGCACCAGGCTTCTCTTTGAAACTCGGCCACTGGACCGCCTGGGCTcccgcccctccctccaggaGCAGAGTCCCTTGGAGCTGCGCTCAGAGATCCAGGAGCTGAAGGGTGATGTGAAGAAGACAGTGAAGCTGTTCCAAACGGAGCCACTGTGTGCCATCCAGGATGCAGAAGGCACCATCCACGAGGTCAAGGCCGCATGCCGGGAGGAGATCCAAAGCAATGCAGTAAGGACAGCTCGTTGGCTCTTTGAGACCCAACCTCTGGATGCCATCAACCGGGACCCCAGCCAGGTGCGGGTGATCCGGGGGATCTCCCTGGAGGAGGGGACCCGGCCCGATGTCAGCGCAACTCGCTGGATCTTCGAGACACAGCCCCTGGATGCCATCCGGGAGATCCTGGTGGACGAGAAGGACTTCCAGCCATCCCCAGACCTCATCCTTCCTGGTCCAGATGTTCAGCAGCAGCGGCATCTGTTCGAGACCAGAGCGTTAGACACTCtaaagggggaagaggaggctggggtggaggcCCCGCCCAAAGAGGAAGTGGTCCCTGGCAATGTCCGATCCACCCTGTGGCTATTTGAGATGAAGTCCCTGGACACTCCCGGAGACAAGATCCAAGTGGGTCACCTGCAGCGGGTGGGTCCCCAGGAGGCTGATGGCTCCTCAGCACTGTCCCTGTCTCCACGTGTCCCCCAGGAGGACGGGGTGAAGGGGGATGTGAAGGCCTTCAAGAACCTTTTTGAGACCATTCCCCTGGACAGCATTGGGCAGGGTGAGTCTTCCACCCCCAGGAGTgtgaacaaagtagaaggaacgGGTTCTGCAGGGCAGTCTCAGGACATAGGGTCCCCGGTGTATGCTATGCAGGATGGCAAAGGCCACCTCCATGCCCTGACATCTGTCAGCAGAGAGCAAGTAGTTGGAGGTGACGTGCAGGGCTACAGGTGGATGTTTGAGACACAGCCCCTAGACCAACTGGGCCAAAATCCCAGGACCGTTGATGTGGTGCGGGGCATCACCCGGCAGGAAGTGGTGGCTGGAGACGTGGGCACTGCCCGGTGGCTCTTTGAGACACAGCCTCTGGAAGTAATCCACCAGCGGGAGCGACAAGAACgacaggaagaagaaggaaggggtcAAGCAGGCCCCCAGCCTGAGGTGCCCCCCAAGGGGGACGTGCAGACCATACGGTGGTTGTTCGAGACGTGCCCAATGAGTGAGTTGGCAGAGAAGCAGAGATCAGAGGACACAGACCTCACAACGAAGGCTGAGGCACGGTCCTGCACCTGGATGTTCGTGCCCCAGTCCCTGGATGGGCCAGCAGGCTCCAGGGAGCAACACCTGCAGGTTAGCCCCGTCCAGGCTGgcgaaagacagacagacagacacgttTTTGAGACTGAGCCTCTGCAGGCGTCAGGCCGTCCCTGTGGAAGAGGGCCTGTGCGATACTGCAGCCGCGTGGAGATTCCTTCGGGGCAGGTGTCTCGTCAGAAGGAGGTTTTCCAGGCCCTAGAGGCAGGCAAGAGGGAAGACCAGGGGTCAAGGTCAATCCCTGAGCCCATCCCTGTGGGCTCTGTGAACAAGTTCACCTGGCTCTTTGAGAATTGCCCCATGGGCTCTCTGGCAGCTGAGAGCATCCGAGGGGGCGACCTCCAGGAAGAGCAGCCCATGGGCCAATCAGACAGGGGGCTGGAGAGGCAGGAGACTGCAACTGAGGCGACCTTGCACTCTCTGCATGCCACGCCTGGCGTCCTGCACCACAGAGGCATCCTCATGGAGGCCCGAGGGCCAGGGGAGCTCTGCCTAGCCAAGTACGTgctcccaggcccagggcaggggggccCCCACATATGGAAGGAGGAGCTGGTGTCTGGCGAGCTGCCCAGGATTGTCCGCCAAGTGCTACAGCGGCCGGACGTGGACCCGCAGGGGCTGCTGGTTCAGGAGGACCCAGCGGGCCAGCTTCAGGTCAAGCAGCTGAGGCTTCCAGCTCCAGGTGGCAGTAGGAACGTCGAAGATCTGGACCTAGAATTCCAGCAGGTACTAGCTTGTGGCTTGGGCACCTCAGCGGCGAGGACGGGGCTGTTGATGCAGGAGACAGAGCAGGGCCTGGTCTCATTGACTGCCTActcactgcagccctggctggcaagCAGGGCCCCCGAGAGGAGCAGTGTGCAGCTGCTGGCCAGCTGCATAGACAAAGGAGACCTGAGCGGCCTGCAGAGCCTGCGGTGGGAGCCACCGGCTGACCCAAGTCCCGTGCCAGCCAGCGAGGGGGCCCAGAGGCTGCTCCCAACTGAGAGCATCATTCACGTTCCCCCACTGGACCCCAGCATGGGGATGGGGCATCTGAGAGGCCCAggagccaccccctgccccccacagacCACTGGAAAGGCAGTCCTTCTGGCTAGCCAAGAAAAGCAAGAAGACAGTCGAACTGGGCAGAAAGGGATGGAAGCTTTGGGAAAGTCACAAGGAGCCACGAGTacacccccagggcccagggcaccaGACCTCCAGGCCGCTGTGCAGAGTCTGCCGATGGCCACAGTGGAGGCCCAGAGCCTGCAGCAGCAAGTTCTGAACAAGCACCAGCAGGGCCTCGCCCATGGAGCTGCCTCCATGCCCTTCCAGGATGGTCTTCTGCAAGCACCGGCCACAGCCACTGGGACTGCTCAAAGCAACGTCAGGCCTATGGCTGGAGGGGACCCCAGGAtcccagcagcccccagaaaGGTCAGTGGGGAACAGAAAGTACCGCCCGGAGGGCTGCCTGGGGGGTGGGTGACCTTTCAGGACAGCATCTACACTGCTCACCCTGTAAGGACCTTTGACCTACCTGGAGGTGTCCAGCCCTCTCAGAGGGAACACCCACCACAGGGTGGGGAGACGGCCCTCTCGGCCCAGGCTTCCAGCCCACTCCAAGAATGGCCAGGTCAGAGGCTTCGACCAGGGCGGGAGGAGCCGGGGCCTCCAGAGAAAGTCATGCCAGGAGTCATCCCAGCCAGCCTCCATACTGCAGAGACCACCCTGGAGGCTGCCTCTCTAGCCCATCACACCCTGGCCTCTGGGCCGCAGGCTGCAGGTGCCAGCCTGCACTCCCATAATGCCtctgttcctcctcttcctcctctcccagctgccaTGATGGGACCTGACTACACGGCCCGAGCCCACCATGATGAGGACTCCACCCGGCAGGCCTCCGAGCCACTGCAAGACCCCCTTCTCCACTCCCACAGCAGCCCTGCTGGCCACAGAACCTCTGAGGAGTCACAGACAAAGACCTCAAAATTGGACCCTACCATGCCCCCAAGGAAGAAGCCCCAGCTGCCCCCCAAACCTGCACACCTAAGCCAGATGCCCCCTCCTCGGAGGCTGCCCAAGCCCTCAGCTCTATCTCTCAGCTCCTCCCAAGGAGGACACAAACAAGGCGAGACAGATGCAGCCACGTCTCAGCCAGCCAAGGTCCCCACCACTGCAGGCCAGGGACACGAACTTCTGGCTGGACTttccagtggtcacagccagccctGTCCCCAACAGGGCCCCAACACCATGGCCCCTAGGCCGACCAAGAGTCAGGCTGTGGGTAGCAATGCCCAGAACCCTGACCCCACCAAGCTCTCGGCTCTCAGCAGTGACCCTATCTCACCACAGCAGGGCCCCAGCACCCCAGAAGTGAAGCCGATGGAAGGTTCCCAGCAAGCAGCCCCTGAGAGCCCTAAGATTCTGCAGGGCAGCCAGCAAGAGCTCCAGGGCCTCCTGAGCCAGGTGCAAACCCTGGAGAAGGAGGCCGCAAGCAGCGTGGATGTGCAGGCACTGCGGAGACTCTTTGAGGCTGTGCCCCAGCTGGAAGGGGCCCTTCAGGCTCCTGCTGCCCCCCGTAGGCCCGAGGCCTCAGTGGAGCAGGCCTTTGGGGAGCTGACGAGGGTCAGCACAGAGGTTGCTAGGTTGAAGGAACAGaccctggccaggctgctggACATTGAGGAAGCTGTGCACAAGGCCCTCAGCTCCATGTCTAGCCTCCAGCCTGAGGCTAACGCTAGGGGCCATTCCAAAGGACCCCCAAATG ACAGTGCCTGCAAAGTCAGTGTCATGGACAGCAGCAGAGCCAGACCCAACTGCTCAGGCCAGGAGGTCAGGGGTCAAACTATAGTCAAGAGCCAAACTGAGGTTACATGCCATAGTGAAGTCCAGTGTCAAGccaaagtcagaagtcacagagaGGCCAGAGGTCAAGCAGTCTCAACTGCCCCTTCCACCAGCAAGCTGGAGACACCGGGAGAAGATTCAGGCCTCTCTCTAGGCTTGCCTTCTGGCA ATACACCCTCCTCTCCAACCTTCATCTCCATTAAGTCAGCCACAAGGAAGTTTCCGGAAGCTCCCAGCCCCAGGGGAAGCCCAGATGTCTCACTGAAAAGCACAAACCTGGCCCAGGATGTGAGACAGACCCTGCTTTACCAGAAAGGAGTTGGGGACAAGGCTGGGAAACAGGAGGCCACCCAGTACTCTGGACAGCCCAAGCCGG CCATGCCCAGCAGGTGGCAGAAGAGTGTTCTGGAACTACAGACTGGGCCTGGTGGCTCCCAGCACCATGGAGCCGTAAGAATTGTGACTGAGCAGTATGAGGAGGTGGACCAGTACGGAAACTCAATCCTCACAACCTCCATCGTGGTCACTGAGCAGGTAGGGCCACCAGGGGGCCCAGGTCCCCAATTCGAGCTCCAAGCCTCACCCTTGTTAAGACAGTTCCTGCACAGCCCCACTGAGCTCACTGGGGGTCTGGCAGAAGCAGGGAGGGTGCCAGTGACCTACAGCCactcccagcctgcagcccagtga